A single window of Candidatus Acidiferrales bacterium DNA harbors:
- a CDS encoding ABC transporter permease, giving the protein MLKNYFKIAFRNLSRHKAFSFINIVGLAAGMACTILILLWAQDELSYDKFFKDSDRIYLVLRGDRAGMTAVSSKMLAPALKEELPEIRKSTSFMQLPAGFEFLIQNGDKGFEENVSFASSNFFDFFSLKLKEGNPSTALSDPNSIVLDEEMAKKYFGAEDAVGQSLYASAFGHKTMMKVTGVLAKIPLQSQIRTQIILSEGWFKTIGIDFDSWYDESHYTYIETKGDFDFQTLSSKIRQCEIRHFPNQNTENLSYSLLPLTKVHLFGGNVKFLQGTGDIEYVRIFVAIAIVILLIASINYMNLSTALSLKRRKEIAVKKTIGASRRKLVVQFLGESLIVSSLAFVVAVLFVELFLPEFNALSGKRLTIMYLDPSFILLSLGVIIVTGLASGFYPALLLSSFSPIQVLRKRLTLKPGSLFARSGLVIFQFAASIAMILCTIVVSNQMSFVMNSNLGFDKENLICVRLTADANKNFESMKNELETNPQVIAVSRSEPVSSSITRTEGISWEGKPANEQVHFWVLHSDCNLAATYEFQVVQGRFFSKEYPTDRTEAYVINEAAAKTMGFSSPLNREVYLWGKRGRIVGVVKDFHFASFHTAIEPLIFNIPDSNDEGGRYRVMSIRIKPGNPQDVISSINTTWHAAMPGVPLDYYFYNDLLNNQYFSEMRMRTIFQYFSFVSIMIACLGLFGLASISAEQRTKEVGIRKVLGASMSNIVSALSRDFLAWVVLSNVVSIPIAWYFMSRWLEEFAYRISLSWWMFIGASGIALFIASLTVGVQAVKAATANPVEALRYE; this is encoded by the coding sequence TCTTGTGCTTCGAGGCGACCGTGCCGGGATGACGGCGGTTTCGTCCAAAATGCTCGCACCCGCGTTGAAGGAAGAATTACCCGAGATAAGGAAATCAACGAGTTTCATGCAGCTTCCGGCGGGTTTTGAATTTCTGATTCAGAACGGCGACAAAGGCTTTGAAGAGAACGTCTCCTTCGCGAGTTCTAATTTCTTCGACTTTTTTTCTCTGAAGCTCAAGGAAGGGAATCCGTCCACAGCGCTTTCAGATCCGAACTCGATTGTCCTCGACGAGGAAATGGCGAAAAAATATTTTGGGGCTGAAGATGCCGTTGGTCAGTCGCTATATGCTTCCGCTTTTGGGCACAAGACCATGATGAAGGTGACCGGAGTTCTCGCAAAGATCCCACTGCAGTCGCAGATTCGGACTCAGATTATTCTGTCTGAAGGCTGGTTTAAGACTATCGGGATCGACTTCGATTCTTGGTACGACGAGTCTCATTACACCTACATTGAGACCAAAGGCGACTTTGACTTTCAGACCCTCTCATCAAAGATCAGACAATGCGAAATAAGACACTTTCCAAACCAGAACACGGAAAACCTGAGCTACTCACTCCTTCCGCTCACAAAAGTTCATTTGTTCGGCGGCAACGTCAAGTTTCTTCAGGGTACGGGAGACATTGAGTATGTCCGGATATTCGTCGCTATAGCGATCGTCATTCTCCTGATAGCAAGTATCAACTATATGAATTTGTCCACCGCACTCTCTTTGAAGAGAAGGAAGGAAATAGCCGTCAAGAAAACAATTGGAGCAAGCAGAAGAAAATTGGTGGTTCAATTCCTGGGAGAGAGCCTGATTGTTTCTTCCCTTGCATTCGTCGTGGCAGTTCTCTTCGTTGAGTTGTTCCTGCCGGAGTTCAATGCGTTGTCAGGAAAAAGATTAACGATCATGTATCTGGATCCGTCGTTCATCCTGCTGTCGTTGGGAGTTATAATCGTCACCGGTCTCGCGTCGGGGTTCTATCCTGCTCTTTTGCTTTCTTCATTCAGTCCGATCCAGGTCTTGCGAAAACGTCTGACGCTTAAGCCCGGCAGTCTGTTTGCGCGATCAGGTCTTGTCATTTTTCAATTTGCAGCTTCCATCGCCATGATCCTGTGCACGATCGTCGTTTCCAATCAGATGTCTTTTGTCATGAACAGCAATCTCGGTTTTGACAAAGAGAATTTGATATGCGTTCGACTGACGGCTGACGCAAACAAGAATTTTGAGTCAATGAAGAATGAACTGGAGACAAATCCTCAGGTCATTGCAGTGTCACGATCTGAGCCAGTCAGCAGCTCAATAACGAGGACCGAGGGCATTTCATGGGAAGGGAAGCCGGCGAATGAGCAGGTACATTTCTGGGTGCTCCATTCCGATTGCAATCTGGCTGCCACTTATGAATTCCAGGTGGTTCAGGGAAGATTTTTTTCGAAAGAGTACCCGACCGACAGAACAGAAGCATATGTAATCAACGAGGCGGCAGCGAAGACGATGGGATTCAGTTCTCCGCTCAACAGGGAAGTCTACTTGTGGGGTAAGCGAGGCAGGATTGTGGGTGTGGTGAAGGATTTCCACTTCGCCTCTTTCCATACGGCGATCGAGCCTCTGATTTTCAACATTCCCGACAGCAATGATGAGGGTGGCCGCTACCGGGTCATGTCTATTCGGATCAAGCCCGGAAATCCGCAGGATGTTATTTCCTCCATCAACACGACATGGCATGCGGCGATGCCTGGTGTTCCGCTCGATTACTATTTCTATAATGATTTGCTGAACAATCAATATTTTTCCGAAATGCGGATGCGTACCATCTTCCAGTACTTTTCATTCGTGTCCATAATGATCGCATGTCTTGGATTGTTCGGTCTCGCATCAATTTCCGCGGAACAGAGGACGAAAGAAGTTGGCATTCGCAAAGTGTTGGGTGCATCTATGTCTAACATTGTGTCTGCTCTTTCACGGGACTTCCTGGCATGGGTCGTTCTGTCAAACGTCGTTTCGATTCCGATAGCGTGGTACTTCATGAGCAGGTGGCTAGAGGAATTTGCCTACAGGATATCATTGAGTTGGTGGATGTTCATTGGTGCCAGCGGCATTGCACTTTTCATTGCATCACTGACCGTGGGCGTTCAAGCGGTCAAAGCAGCGACGGCAAATCCGGTTGAGGCGCTACGTTATGAGTAG
- a CDS encoding ABC transporter permease codes for MLKNYLKMAFRNLLRHKTFSVINIVGLSIGIAAFFLIIQYVTYELSYDSFNKNGNRIYRIRDDRIYTDKHDKSAGCPPALGPTLKKEFPEILESARLRGTTVVFVDKDKRISENVDKIYYAEPSFLRIFTFTMLEGDARSALEDPYSVIVSKSVAEKYFGDENPVGKVATLEDDYGTHGYKVTGVFKDVPHNSHIKFDMLLSYKTLVAQNSQAEYYWGWNAFNTYVLLSPNTDAAALQAKFPAMVEKYKDYGDSYKREYLLQPLKDIHLHSNLRFEPEVNGDARTVQFLSIIAAFVLILAWVNYVNLSTCRSMTRAREVGVRKVLGSNRFQLVKQFMTESILLNTIAVVMAVGIDEIALPFFSRMTGDPLSLGLLKSNLTLLVSVFALGTFLSGLYPAFILSSFSPLAAFRIVRGRLSRGIDLRKGLVIFQFAISIILIASTAIVYRQVMFMRNQDLGANIDQVLVLKAPRITGNYISSCNSFKDALMTFPSVRNVSSSSTIPGRDYSNFASDIRSQSSQPGMGTQGVFIDVDENYFSLYQIPLVAGENFSRESRLSREVILNEEAVETYGFQNPKDAVDKNLVLGGIDGRIVKIIGVTKDYHQRSLKSALQPVIFDPIYASDINLARYFSIKVAGGNIKQTMDQIKAKWDELYPDQPFEYYFLDDLFDSQYESDQQFGEVFGLFAFLAILISCIGLLGMASYANAQRTKEIGIRKVVGASIGDIMVMLITDFAKWVMLANVIAWPVAYYAMKVWLQGFAYKADLSPWIFIVSGLIALMISMLTVGFNTVKAATANPVESLRYE; via the coding sequence ATGCTGAAAAATTATTTGAAGATGGCATTTAGGAATCTACTTAGACACAAGACCTTCTCTGTCATCAACATCGTCGGTCTTTCCATCGGTATCGCTGCATTCTTTTTGATAATTCAATACGTCACATACGAACTCAGTTATGACAGTTTCAATAAAAATGGGAATAGAATTTATCGAATAAGAGATGATCGCATTTACACCGACAAGCATGACAAGAGCGCTGGCTGTCCACCGGCACTCGGTCCGACACTCAAGAAGGAATTCCCTGAGATTCTCGAGTCTGCAAGACTGCGTGGCACAACCGTTGTGTTTGTGGACAAGGATAAAAGAATTTCCGAGAATGTGGATAAGATATACTATGCCGAACCATCTTTTCTCAGAATATTTACATTCACTATGTTGGAGGGTGACGCGCGATCTGCCCTGGAGGACCCCTATTCTGTGATTGTCTCCAAATCGGTGGCAGAAAAATACTTTGGAGATGAGAACCCCGTCGGCAAGGTAGCCACGTTGGAGGACGACTATGGAACGCATGGCTACAAAGTTACAGGGGTATTCAAAGATGTGCCGCATAATTCCCACATTAAGTTCGATATGCTGCTTTCCTATAAAACGCTTGTTGCCCAGAATAGTCAGGCCGAGTACTATTGGGGTTGGAACGCGTTTAACACCTACGTTCTGCTTTCTCCTAATACTGATGCCGCAGCGCTCCAGGCAAAATTTCCCGCGATGGTGGAGAAGTACAAAGACTACGGAGATTCCTACAAGCGCGAATATCTTCTTCAGCCATTGAAGGATATACATCTCCATTCCAACCTGCGCTTCGAACCTGAAGTAAATGGAGATGCAAGAACCGTACAGTTTTTGTCGATCATAGCGGCATTTGTTCTCATCCTTGCATGGGTGAACTATGTCAATCTATCGACTTGCAGATCGATGACTCGTGCAAGGGAAGTCGGTGTCAGGAAGGTATTGGGTTCTAATCGCTTCCAACTTGTCAAGCAATTCATGACCGAATCCATTCTGCTAAATACTATTGCGGTAGTCATGGCAGTCGGCATAGATGAGATCGCGTTGCCTTTCTTCAGCAGAATGACGGGAGACCCTCTGTCTCTTGGTTTGTTGAAGAGCAATTTGACCCTCCTCGTTTCGGTGTTTGCACTTGGAACCTTTTTGTCAGGACTTTATCCTGCATTCATACTTTCATCATTTAGTCCCCTTGCCGCTTTTAGGATCGTGCGCGGAAGGTTATCAAGAGGGATCGATTTGCGGAAAGGGCTCGTCATTTTCCAGTTTGCCATCTCTATTATCCTAATTGCATCAACCGCCATCGTGTATCGACAGGTCATGTTCATGCGCAATCAGGACTTGGGTGCAAACATAGACCAGGTGTTGGTATTGAAGGCACCAAGGATAACGGGCAACTATATTTCAAGCTGCAATAGTTTCAAAGATGCACTAATGACATTCCCTTCGGTGAGAAACGTGTCCTCGTCGTCGACCATACCGGGAAGAGATTATTCAAATTTTGCCAGTGACATACGGAGTCAAAGCAGTCAACCCGGTATGGGGACACAGGGCGTGTTCATAGATGTGGACGAGAATTATTTCAGTTTATATCAAATACCGTTGGTTGCAGGCGAGAATTTTTCCCGTGAGTCGAGGCTGAGTAGAGAAGTCATTCTGAACGAGGAGGCAGTAGAAACATACGGGTTTCAAAATCCCAAAGACGCTGTCGACAAAAACCTGGTGCTAGGTGGGATTGACGGTCGGATAGTGAAAATAATCGGCGTGACCAAAGATTACCACCAGAGATCGCTCAAGAGCGCATTGCAGCCTGTCATTTTTGATCCAATCTATGCATCGGATATCAACCTTGCGAGATATTTTTCCATCAAGGTCGCTGGTGGGAATATCAAACAGACTATGGACCAGATCAAAGCCAAGTGGGACGAGTTGTACCCGGACCAACCGTTCGAATATTATTTCCTCGACGATCTTTTCGACTCTCAGTATGAATCCGATCAACAGTTTGGGGAGGTCTTTGGTTTGTTTGCTTTTTTGGCAATCCTGATCAGCTGCATAGGGTTATTGGGAATGGCCTCCTATGCCAATGCTCAAAGGACAAAAGAAATTGGGATTCGAAAAGTGGTGGGCGCATCCATCGGAGATATCATGGTTATGCTTATCACAGACTTTGCCAAGTGGGTAATGCTGGCAAACGTTATCGCGTGGCCCGTGGCCTACTACGCGATGAAAGTGTGGCTGCAAGGATTTGCATACAAGGCTGATCTGAGTCCCTGGATATTCATCGTTTCAGGACTGATCGCTTTGATGATTTCGATGCTGACTGTCGGCTTCAATACGGTCAAAGCCGCGACGGCAAATCCGGTCGAGAGTCTGCGGTATGAGTAA
- a CDS encoding ABC transporter permease: MLKNYFKIALRNISKNKLFSFINIVGLAIGMACFILIMLWVKDELNYERYNKNADRICRVIWDMDGTQIFATPGPFANWLKETVPGIQEVTRVNHDGKKLQYKDKRLDAAARYIEPRFFDIFPFQFIKGDPKAALNDVGSIVITESIAQTLFGGEEAMGKTITQADDPRPLIVTGVVKDIPRLTHEYIRKTDCFLSFALLRTSRDPDSWYAPNADYKTYVLLNKGASYSTVSERMNAEFKIFLDKYNPALSSHIKFFLQPITRTHLYSDFKFENKEGNIQYVIFFTLIAAFILFMACINFMNLATARSIKRTKEVGLRKVIGASRSQLIKQFLGESILISAIAFVVALAIVELFLPAFSNFTGKPLSLDFSNIEIFIGLICLLIFTGIISGSYPAIFLSSFTPVKILKGPDNVHSRSSLLRRLLVISQFAISIVLIIGTIIIYQQLHYMKNKDLGFDKENLIYLETEDFSGKYEAIKNELLQHPEIISVAASGDMLLNIGTNNVPDWEGMDKNAKWISFPSLYVTEDFAQTFKLRMAEGRFFSKEYPSDEAEGFVINEAAVKAMHMQNPVGKRLHAGGKEGKIIGVVKNFNFRSLRSEVEPLMLSLYGFRHLYLRVKSNDIGETIGMVEQIYHKQYPEHQFTVHFFDEEIDKLYQSEGRMENIFGYFSILAIFIACLGLFGLVSFVSENKTKEMGIRKVLGASVANVVSTLTKDFVIWALLANTIAWPIAYFAMNKWLQGFAYRIDESLWAFILAGGLTLLIVLITVGYQAIKAATANPVESLRYE; the protein is encoded by the coding sequence ATGCTGAAGAATTATTTCAAGATTGCATTGAGGAACATTTCAAAGAACAAACTATTTTCGTTTATAAATATCGTAGGGCTTGCGATCGGGATGGCGTGTTTTATTCTCATTATGTTGTGGGTAAAGGATGAGTTGAACTACGAGCGCTATAATAAAAATGCCGATCGTATCTGCCGCGTAATTTGGGACATGGATGGTACTCAAATCTTTGCAACACCCGGTCCATTTGCCAACTGGTTGAAAGAAACCGTCCCAGGTATCCAGGAGGTAACCAGGGTGAACCATGATGGCAAAAAGCTTCAGTATAAGGACAAGCGACTTGATGCAGCTGCCCGCTATATTGAGCCGCGCTTTTTCGACATTTTCCCGTTCCAATTCATAAAGGGCGATCCTAAAGCAGCTTTAAACGATGTCGGCTCGATAGTTATTACTGAGAGTATTGCACAAACACTCTTTGGCGGGGAAGAGGCCATGGGCAAAACCATCACCCAGGCAGACGATCCACGTCCGCTAATAGTCACCGGAGTTGTGAAAGACATTCCCCGGCTTACACACGAATACATCAGGAAGACAGATTGCTTTCTTTCATTCGCACTCCTCCGGACTTCGCGGGACCCCGATAGCTGGTACGCGCCAAACGCGGACTATAAAACTTACGTCCTCTTGAACAAGGGGGCTTCTTATTCGACGGTGAGCGAAAGAATGAACGCGGAGTTCAAAATATTTCTGGATAAGTATAACCCGGCCTTAAGCAGCCATATAAAGTTTTTTCTGCAGCCGATAACTAGAACACACCTATACTCCGATTTCAAGTTTGAAAATAAGGAAGGCAATATTCAATATGTGATTTTCTTTACGCTCATCGCAGCCTTCATATTGTTCATGGCATGCATCAATTTTATGAACTTGGCGACTGCGCGTTCTATAAAACGTACCAAGGAAGTCGGGTTGCGGAAGGTCATCGGTGCAAGTCGCTCTCAACTCATAAAGCAATTTCTTGGAGAATCGATCCTCATTTCCGCCATTGCTTTTGTGGTTGCCCTGGCTATCGTCGAATTGTTTCTTCCAGCATTTAGTAATTTTACCGGCAAGCCGTTATCCCTTGACTTTTCAAACATTGAGATATTTATCGGCTTGATTTGTCTCCTCATTTTTACCGGCATCATTTCAGGAAGTTATCCTGCAATATTTCTTTCGTCCTTCACTCCGGTGAAGATTTTGAAAGGACCGGATAACGTACATTCCCGTTCATCGCTGCTCCGGCGGCTGCTCGTAATTAGCCAGTTTGCCATTTCTATCGTGCTCATTATCGGGACGATTATCATATACCAACAGCTCCATTATATGAAAAACAAGGATTTGGGATTTGACAAGGAAAATCTGATCTATCTGGAGACGGAAGATTTTTCCGGCAAATACGAAGCCATAAAAAATGAATTGCTCCAGCATCCGGAGATCATTAGCGTGGCGGCCTCAGGAGATATGCTTTTGAATATCGGTACTAATAACGTTCCTGATTGGGAAGGAATGGATAAGAATGCGAAGTGGATTAGTTTCCCAAGTCTATATGTTACCGAAGATTTTGCGCAAACGTTTAAGTTAAGAATGGCGGAGGGGAGATTCTTCTCAAAGGAGTATCCATCCGACGAGGCGGAAGGTTTTGTCATAAATGAAGCAGCCGTAAAAGCTATGCATATGCAGAATCCTGTCGGTAAACGACTGCACGCCGGTGGAAAGGAAGGCAAGATTATCGGAGTGGTAAAGAACTTTAATTTCAGGTCGCTGCGGAGTGAAGTTGAGCCCTTAATGTTATCTCTCTACGGATTTCGGCATTTGTATCTGCGCGTAAAATCCAATGATATCGGGGAGACCATTGGAATGGTGGAACAGATTTATCATAAACAATATCCTGAACACCAATTCACCGTGCATTTCTTCGATGAAGAGATTGACAAGCTGTATCAATCGGAAGGAAGAATGGAAAACATATTCGGATATTTTTCAATTCTGGCAATATTTATCGCCTGTCTCGGTTTGTTTGGGTTGGTGTCATTTGTTTCCGAGAATAAAACCAAAGAAATGGGAATCCGAAAGGTGTTGGGCGCATCTGTTGCGAATGTAGTATCGACACTCACAAAAGATTTTGTCATTTGGGCATTGTTAGCCAATACCATCGCATGGCCAATTGCGTACTTCGCTATGAATAAATGGCTGCAGGGCTTTGCTTATCGCATCGATGAAAGCCTATGGGCGTTTATTTTAGCAGGAGGACTAACTCTTTTGATCGTACTCATTACTGTGGGCTATCAGGCCATCAAAGCTGCGACGGCAAATCCGGTTGAGAGTCTACGATATGAGTAA
- a CDS encoding nitroreductase family protein: protein MKSLILFFCITSYSCAFAQTNSDTPGTRIKVESLKKGELSIWDVFQQRRSVRKYKPDPIPPEDILKIIDAARMAPTSGNQQPWKFLIITDKNKINEMKDACIKETIEYLKKNNEEIDTSKKEEITNVFNDYFSAPVYIIVLTDNNSIYSSYNHWDGPLAAGYLLLAARALGYGTVFITDSVPESVTKEVFNIPDNYIRVCITPVGIPVEWPPTPKKKPLKEFIINETF, encoded by the coding sequence ATGAAATCGCTAATTCTTTTTTTCTGTATCACATCATATTCGTGTGCATTCGCTCAAACGAATTCAGATACTCCAGGCACTCGGATTAAAGTAGAGAGTCTGAAAAAGGGTGAATTAAGTATCTGGGACGTCTTTCAACAAAGGCGTTCAGTAAGAAAATATAAACCTGATCCTATCCCGCCTGAAGATATATTAAAAATAATCGATGCGGCACGCATGGCTCCTACATCGGGGAATCAGCAGCCATGGAAATTTTTGATCATAACGGATAAAAACAAGATAAATGAGATGAAGGATGCCTGCATTAAAGAGACAATAGAGTATTTAAAGAAAAACAACGAAGAGATAGACACTTCTAAAAAAGAAGAGATTACAAATGTGTTCAACGATTATTTCTCCGCCCCGGTTTATATAATTGTTTTGACGGATAATAATTCAATCTATTCATCTTATAACCACTGGGATGGACCGTTGGCTGCCGGATACCTGTTGCTTGCTGCAAGAGCTTTAGGGTATGGAACGGTCTTCATAACAGATTCGGTCCCTGAGAGTGTCACAAAAGAAGTTTTCAATATACCGGATAATTATATAAGAGTCTGTATTACTCCCGTCGGTATTCCTGTTGAATGGCCGCCGACACCTAAAAAGAAACCACTGAAAGAATTTATCATAAATGAAACCTTTTGA
- a CDS encoding ABC transporter permease, translated as MLKNYFKIAFRNIRRHKTYSILNLTGLGVGMACAILIMLWIGHELSYDRFHANAAQIYRVVGNDAIVKKIAVTCGPLAETLKNDYPDIVNSTRYMPYSGSPFKYKGKTLNEDKGAFADPAFLEMFSFKSINGNLLTALSNPSDIVITQTMAKRFFGTEDPIGKALLVNGSSPMVVSAVVEDPPSNSQLQFNFLMNILVLKYIGFPFDNWSNAGLHTFVQVKKNTDIRKLNAQIADLMPKHIPGFARKLFLQPLTDIHLGADYIGDLPGLGDMKYIYIFSAIGLFLILIACINYINLSTARVLDRSREVGMRKIVGSSKAQLINYFLIESGIYVLVAALIALALVELFLPEFSRLSGTNLVTRYAGANLWLGLIVTACITCLLAGVYPALRLSSLKPIAALKDHSIPGRGGVLSRKTLVVVQFGLSIILIAGTAIVYQQLNYIRNKKLGFDKSNIIYFQAKGKFLRNYDMMKSDLLSHSSIADVTAEDKLLLNAANSTENLDWEGKSNKTYVNAEYSFVDRNYFKMLDVRMKEGRNFSPNAGADRDAYILNEEAVKQMGIESPLGKRFSLNNKPGVIIGVIKDVNFKSLHQRITPSVYSVLGDYSGLSFTYNGTILVKTAAGKNGDAIASISKIWKEVNPDLPFEYHFLDESIDKQYLKENQTGEIFGVFSAMAILISCLGLYGLTSYVTENRTKEIGIRKVLGASVLNIVTMLYGDFAKWILLSNIIAWPVAWYAMNKWLQAFAYHIDLGLWVFGLAGIIALVIAIGTVSVRAIRAATANPVESLRYE; from the coding sequence ATGCTGAAAAATTATTTCAAGATAGCTTTCAGAAACATTCGCAGGCACAAGACCTATTCTATTCTCAATCTGACCGGGTTAGGAGTAGGAATGGCATGTGCGATACTAATTATGTTATGGATCGGACATGAGTTGAGTTACGACAGATTCCATGCGAACGCCGCCCAAATATATCGAGTGGTCGGCAACGATGCGATTGTTAAGAAGATCGCTGTGACCTGTGGTCCGTTGGCAGAAACTCTCAAGAACGATTATCCCGATATTGTCAACTCAACGAGATACATGCCCTATTCCGGATCGCCGTTCAAGTACAAAGGTAAAACACTTAACGAAGACAAAGGCGCGTTTGCAGATCCGGCATTCCTTGAGATGTTTTCTTTCAAGTCAATCAATGGAAACCTCCTAACTGCCCTGTCAAATCCTTCCGATATTGTCATTACTCAAACCATGGCGAAGCGGTTTTTCGGTACCGAAGATCCTATCGGAAAAGCTCTCCTCGTCAATGGAAGCAGTCCCATGGTCGTATCTGCCGTGGTCGAAGATCCTCCATCAAATTCACAGCTTCAATTCAATTTTCTCATGAACATTCTGGTCTTGAAGTACATCGGATTTCCATTTGACAATTGGTCCAATGCGGGTCTCCATACGTTTGTACAGGTCAAGAAGAATACCGACATCCGGAAATTGAATGCCCAAATCGCGGATTTGATGCCGAAGCATATCCCGGGATTTGCCAGAAAATTGTTTCTCCAGCCGCTGACTGATATTCACCTGGGCGCGGATTATATCGGCGATCTTCCCGGGCTCGGCGACATGAAATACATCTATATTTTCTCGGCAATTGGATTGTTCCTTATCCTTATCGCCTGCATCAACTATATAAACCTCTCCACTGCACGTGTCCTCGACAGGTCGAGAGAAGTGGGAATGCGCAAGATAGTCGGATCGAGTAAAGCCCAGCTTATCAATTACTTTCTGATTGAATCTGGAATATATGTGCTTGTTGCCGCTCTGATTGCGCTGGCACTTGTAGAATTGTTCTTGCCGGAATTCAGCCGCCTCTCAGGCACAAATCTCGTGACCAGGTATGCGGGCGCAAACTTATGGCTCGGCCTGATTGTGACAGCTTGTATCACATGTCTTCTGGCGGGTGTCTATCCTGCGCTGCGTCTCTCATCCTTGAAGCCCATCGCCGCCCTGAAGGATCATTCAATTCCGGGACGGGGAGGCGTGCTGTCTCGGAAGACACTGGTCGTCGTTCAATTTGGGCTTTCAATAATCTTGATCGCGGGAACGGCAATCGTTTATCAACAACTCAATTACATCAGGAACAAGAAACTCGGCTTCGACAAGAGCAACATCATCTATTTTCAGGCGAAAGGAAAATTCCTCCGGAATTATGACATGATGAAGAGTGACCTTCTCAGCCATTCGTCTATCGCCGATGTCACTGCAGAAGACAAATTGCTATTGAATGCCGCCAACTCGACGGAGAATCTAGATTGGGAGGGGAAGAGCAACAAAACTTACGTCAATGCGGAATATTCTTTCGTGGATCGCAATTACTTTAAGATGCTCGACGTCAGGATGAAGGAGGGAAGAAATTTCTCTCCGAATGCAGGGGCAGATCGCGACGCTTATATCCTGAACGAAGAAGCAGTGAAACAGATGGGCATCGAGTCTCCGCTCGGCAAAAGATTTTCGCTGAACAACAAGCCCGGTGTGATAATCGGGGTTATCAAGGATGTAAATTTCAAATCTCTGCATCAAAGGATAACACCTAGTGTGTACAGTGTCCTCGGCGATTATTCCGGTCTCTCTTTTACATATAATGGTACAATTTTGGTAAAAACGGCGGCGGGGAAGAACGGCGACGCAATTGCTTCGATAAGTAAGATATGGAAAGAAGTCAACCCTGATCTCCCCTTCGAATATCATTTCCTCGATGAGTCTATCGACAAGCAGTACTTGAAGGAGAACCAGACGGGAGAAATTTTCGGCGTGTTTTCTGCGATGGCAATATTGATTTCCTGTCTCGGTCTGTATGGACTTACTTCTTACGTCACGGAAAACCGTACCAAAGAAATTGGCATACGCAAAGTTTTAGGAGCATCTGTGCTGAACATCGTGACGATGTTATACGGAGATTTTGCCAAATGGATATTGCTCTCGAATATAATCGCATGGCCGGTTGCATGGTACGCAATGAACAAGTGGCTGCAGGCTTTTGCCTATCATATAGATCTTGGTCTGTGGGTGTTCGGGTTGGCAGGAATAATTGCTCTCGTCATAGCCATCGGAACTGTGAGCGTCCGCGCCATCCGCGCTGCGACGGCAAATCCGGTTGAAAGCTTACGCTATGAGTAA